The Aeoliella mucimassa genome includes the window CGCGATCGAACTGTTCTGCTCGGTCGTGAGCGTGCTGTCGTACCTGGGATGGGTGGCCGCCCAGATTTCGGCACTCGGCATCGTGTTTTCATTGCTCTCGGATAGTGCGATCTCGCCATTCACTGGCATGTTGATCGGCACGGTGGTCGTATTGTTCTACACCCTTTTCGGTGGCATGTGGTCGGTGGCGGTTACCGACTTTCTGCAGATGATCGTGATCGTGATCTGCCTGACCGCGATCGCGGTGATTGCCTCGAACCTGGCCGGAGGACCGATGCGGGTGATGCATGAAGCCCACGCCCGCAACATGTTGCACTTTTTCCCGCCGCTCGAAACGAAACGCATCTTGTTTTTTATTGGGTCCGGCGTGACCTTCTTGCTGGGGTCGATTCCGCAGCAGGATATCTTCCAACGGGTGATGTCGGCCAAGAGCGAACGGATTGCGGTGATCGGCCCGATCATTGGTGGTTCGGCTTACCTGGTGTTTTCGTTCATTCCGATGTTCATCGTCGCCAGCGGCTACGTGCTGATGCCCGACGAGCTGCCCGTCCTGATCGAGCAGGACGCGCAGCATGTGCTGCCGACGCTGGTGATGGAGCACATGCCGCACGTGACGCGGGTGCTGTTTTTCGGTGCATTGCTCTCGGCGATCATGTCGACCGCAAGTTCCACGATTCTCGCTCCGTCGACCGTGTTCGTGCAGAACGTTCTGAAGCACTTCTGGCCTGAGATGAGCGACCGGCAAGAACTGCTGTTCATGCGAACGATGGTGCTGCTCTTTACGCTGCTGGTGCTGGCGTACTCGATTGCGATGGATGGCACCAGCGTGTACGACCTGGTATCGAGCAGTTATCAGCTGCCACTCGTGGGGGCATTTGTTCCGCTGGCCGCGGGGCTTTATTGGCCGCGGGCGACGAACCGCGGGGCGATTACGTCGATCGTATTCGGCCTGGCGACTTGGATCTTGTTCATGTCGACTTCGCTTGGCGAACGCTTTCCCCAGCAGCTGGCTGGGCTTGGCATGGCGATATTCGGCATGTGGTTAGGGACGGTGCTCACTCCGCCGCAAAGCAAGGCTGAGCGACCCAGCAGCGAACAATAGCACGCTAGTGCCAGGTTCTGGCACCATGGTCGCCGGAGAGGTGCTGGACGTAGCGAGGCTCGTGCCGAAGTTTGCCTTCCAGGTGACATAGTCGCCAGCGTCGACCAGCCCCGAGCCATCGAGCGTGCTGCCGGGCGAGAGCGCTACGTCGGACTCGCCGAGGTGATCGCGCCATACGGAGTAGTCGCCGAGGTCGACGATGCCGTCGCCGTTAAAGTCGCCTGGGATGCCAGCCAGGTAGTCGGTGAGAGTGACCAGATCGCTGCTGTAGTCGTAATTCACTTGGAAGGAGCCGATGCCGCTGGCAGTGGCGACTCGCATGCCTGCGGGGGCGTTGCCGAACTGCCCTTCGAGCGTGGTGGCCTGAACGATCTCGAACACGTCGTCGGCCTGCGGAGCAAAGCCCTCGGCCAGCGAGATCGACAGGTCGCCAGCCAAGGTCGCGGTGCCTTGCACCTGCAGTTTGGTTTGCGAACTACCATCGGCGATCTCAATGGCCAGTACCGCGCCGGCCTGATGGGTATAGGTGCCCTGAATGGTGAGTGTGGATGCGGTCTCAAGTCCACCGGTGTTGAGTACCAGGTCGAGCTGCTCGGCAGTCAGGTTCCGATCGGAGAGCACGAAGCCATCGAGTATGGTGCCAGTCTCCCGCCCGAAGATGGCGAACGTTTGCAGGCCGGCATTTAGCGAGAAGTCGATACCACCGTCTTCAGGATCGAACACACCAGCAAGGCTCGTGAGCGACGGAGAGACACGATTCCAAGTCGCAGCATCGATGGCAGCGGTGCTTGTTGCGTTGGTCTGCACGGTTTCGTAGTTGGAGGTCGTCGCCTGCAGGTCGCTGGGATTGGCCGACATGTAGAAACTGTTGTTGCCGCGCGGCTGAGTCGAAGGGTCTCCGGAGACTGCGGAGATGCTCGGCTCGGCCGACTTGACGAACAAGTACCAGGTGCCGCTGTGCGAGAGATCGACCGTGGTCGAAGCGAGTCCGCCGGCCGCGGGGGCAGATGTGTTTTCGCCGGCGACTAAGATAATGCCGCCGCCGCTCAGGTCGGTACCGTCGTACGAGCCACCGGCTCGGGTGCCGTGGGTTGAGCTGTTATAGATCGCCCAGTCGCTGCCGAGGTTGAGGTCTTCAGCTTGAATCGCGATGGCGTGTTCGTTCGACGCGGCCGCAGTGCCTTGCGGGCGGACGATTGCTCCGGCCGTGGCAATCACGTTGCCGACGACATTGCCGGTGCCATCGAGCGACTGCCCGTCGTCGAGCGTTAGCCCAGCGGTTGCTGAACTCACGTCGAGCGTGCTGCCGCTGCCGACAGTGATCGCGGAAGTGGCTCCCAGCCCGTTGCCAGCGACGAGCAGCGTGCCTTGTTCCACGCGGGTGGGGCCGGTGTAGGTGTTGTTGCCGGAGAGGGTGAGCGAACCGTTGCCCTGTTTCACGAGAGGACCACTGCCGGAGATCACGCCAGAGACTTGCCCCGAGTAACCAGCGGTATCGATGGTTCCGCCTGCGGTCGCGAGCACGCTCGGCAGCTGAATGTCAGGAGCCGCGGTGGCGGTGAATTGTCCCCCGTCGAACACGAGCGTCGACCCTGTGGCAATCGCCGACACTTGGCCGGTCTCGAGCTCTGCTCCCGAGTGGAGCAGTAGTTCGGCCGCCTGACCGTTCGTGCCCACCAGCACCCGACCTGCAGCGACTTGGCTATTCGCAAGCGACGTGGGACCACCGATGCTGAGGGTGTCGAACACGCTGAGCGTACCGCCGGAAACGTCGAACGAGCCGGTGACATTCAGCCGGCGGGCGAAGCCATGGCCGGTCGCGTGGGTGACCTCGCCTGCCAGCACCACGGTGTCGGCCAAGGTGGGACCAGCGCCGCTCCGCGTAACAATGTTGCTCCACGGTCCGTCGCCAGAGGTAAACATCTGCGTCGGCCCTGCGAGTTCGTTCACGTAAGCTTCCAGTTGGGTGTAGCCGGCTGCGGTGGTTTGCTTCCAGTCGTTGGGATCGTTGGGGTCGAGGCCTTGCGACTCTTCCCAGTGATTGGCCATGCCATCGTTGTCGGTATCGATGAATTGCGCGCGGGGAATCAAATACGCTGGATCGCTGCCGTAGCCTGGGAACAGATCGGTTTCGCGCTGAATGATTCCGCCGAGCTTGCCATAGCTCTCGACTTCTTCGACCAGGCGGGTGCCGACCGGTTCGCGGATGATCGACAAGCCGGCGTTCTCCAGCACGTAGGGCAGGGCGGTAGCGGCTGGCATCGCAGTGGTCGTTGGAAACGCATGCGGGCTGGCGACCACGTCGGCCCCGGGATAACTGGTCACTGGCACCCCGTCGAGCACTCCATCGCGGTCGGCGTCCACCCAGTTGTCCTCGCCATAGATGTGGAAGTGGCTGGTGCCGCTCGTGAACGGGGCGCTACCGTCGACGGGGCTCTCGATAAAGTAGTTGCCAATCGCGTTCGCGTGCGATTCCATGTTGTTGGTATCGCCCATGATGTAACCCGCGTTGTCCCACCCGTAGACCACGTTGTTGATGAACTCGTTCTCGCCGCGGACTTTGGGGTTCCGCGTGACGTTGTCGGCAAACAGGCTGCGAATCACACTGAAGCCGCTTCCCTCAGGTAGCGTCATCAACCCGCCAGCGCTATGGCCCAGGCGATCTTGCCCTTGGGCGATGATCGAGTCTTGAATGGTAATGTTGTTGAGCCCGCTGCCTTTGCCATCCCAGTTGAGCGAGAAGGTCTCGTCGACACCCCAGGCGACCGAGACATGGTCGAACATCATGTTCACCCCGTTGGCCGCGCCGCTGGCGTCTTCGCGATAGCCGGCCTCGCCTTTATGGATGCCGAGATAGCGGGTGATGGTGTTGTTCGCGCCGGAGAAGCTGACCTTGTTGCCATGCACCACGATCCCCCCGGGAGCGGTCTGGCCGGCGATGGTCACGTTGTCCTCGACCACGATGCCGGAGTTGTCGGGGGAAATCTGAATGATGCCACCGACGTCGAACACTACGAAACGATTCGGCTGACTCACCGCATCGCGAAACGAACCAGCACCCGAGTCGTTCAGGTTGGTCACATGGTAGACACTGGCGGACGACAGATTGGTCCGCGCTCCGGATGCATAGCGGCCAAAGCCCTCGGCCTCGGGGAAGGCGAGCACCTGCGCGACCGCGTGGGTCGAGAGGAGCATCACCAGCATCGTAGCGACAGCAACCTTGCGATTCATAGGACTCTCGATGGCTCGAAGAGTATTCGCGAACAGCTCGAAACGGAGGTGCGATCACCAGGGACGATCAGCGGACCACGCGTGTAGTCGCCTGAAGATCTCGCTCGTTGGGCCTTCGCGCTAGTTCCGGGAAAAGATGCACCAAGCTAAATATTTATGATATCAGCCGCTTCCGGAGGACGCGAGTCGCTTTTCGCAAATGGCCCCTGTTGAGGGCGGCAACGTGCATTAATTGTCGGTGCCTAGCCCAGCCAGCTCGCAGAGATTGGCGTTCATCACCGGTTGTGGGCAGCTCCACACCAGGAAGAACAACGCTTCGCGGCACCAGCGGCCCACGCGATGACCCGATAGATAGCCGGCACCTTTGGCCGCGGCCAGGGCCGCCTGCGTGCTGCGAAGCACCAGGCTGTTGGCTCGCTGGCGGAGCGATTCCTTGGAGCACACCGCGTCGCCCTCGGCGACGGAGAGTAGGTCTTCGAGGATGTCGAAGAACTCACCGGCCAGCGCGGCGTGCGGCTGCGTGAACTCGGGGCGCTTGGGGGCTTCTTCTTCCAGGTAGTCGATCGCCGCGGCTGCCAAACCCAACGCGAGGGTCGAGGTCTCGTGACCACCAGGCGTGGACGATCGTCCCGCGAGCATGACGTTCTCTACGGGACCTGCTACCAGCGAGTCGCTCGTCACCAGCACGTTGTCGAAGGCCACCTTGCCAGTGTGACTTGCCGACAGACCGACCAAACTGGCAGGTTCGCCCGGTTGCACACCCGGCTGGTTGGTGGGAACAAACGCCAGCACCTGTTCGGCGGTCGGCGTGTCGCCATCCATCACTTGGGCGCCGGTCAGGATCGCATCGGCATGATCACCCCCGGTGACCCACGGAGAGAACCCATCGAGCACAAAACCGTTGTCGACTCGGCGGGCGGTGAGCACTGGTTTGCTGAGGTGGCGATGGCTCGTTGTAAGGTGCGAAATGCCAACCGTGGCAAACATGTCGCCAGCGGCCAGTTGCGGGAGCACCTGCGACTTGAGCGAGTCGTTCTCGCCCGCTGCGACGCGTCGGCAGGCGCCTGTTCGCTGGGTGATTACAAACGTGGTGGTCAGGCACGCGGCCGCAAGTTTCAGGTAGCCGCGGACTACGTCGACATCGCTCCAATGTTGCCCACCATACTCGGTCGGCAGAAACCACTCGAACACGCCGGCTTCGCCACAGAGTCGAAGCTGCTCGGCCGGCCATTGGCCGGTCGCATCGGTCTGGTCCGCGAGCGACTTCAGTTGCTCGCAGAGGACGTCGAGTTCGGGATCGTACGGCGAGGTGATTTTTGGAGTAGTCATGTTGGCATTCTAGCACGGCCGGCAAGCCCCGCTCAGCCCCCAGCCCTGCGCCAAACGGGCCTGTGCTACACCAAGGCGATGGTACCGGTGCTGTCGCCGACCGATTCCACTGGGGCACCGACCGCTTGCAGCATGGTGAGCATCAGGTTCATCAGCGGTGTTTTATCGGGGAAGGTCTGGTGGCTGCCGGTGTCGAAGGTGCCTCCCAGGTTGCCTGCTAGCAACACAGGAACGTCATGGTGGTCATGACGATTACCGTCGCGGATGGCGCTGCCGTACACGATGCCGGTGTTGGCCAGCAGCGTCGAGTCTCCTTCGGGAATGTTGGCCATGCGATCGATGATGTAGGCAAACTGCTCCACGTGATAGCGATTGATCTTACTGATCGCGGCCATCTTATCGGCGTCGTGATCGTGGTGCGACAGTTGGTGATGGCCACCGGTAATCTCGAGCTCGCGGTATCGGCGATTGCTTCCCTCGTTGGCGAACATTAAGGTGCTCACGCGAGTGAGGTCGGCCTGGAACGCCAGCACCATCAGGTCGCCCATCACGCGGAGGTGGTTGGCGTATTCGTTGGGGATTCCGTCGGGGCGGTGGATGTCGGTCTCCGAAAAGCGGCTGGCCGGGTTTTCGATGCGTCGTTCGACGCCGCGAATGCTTTCGAGGTACTCTTCGAGCTTCTGGCGATCGGTGGTGCTGACTTTCCGCTGCAGGCGGCGGGCGTCTTCGGCCACGAAGTCGAGAATGCTCGACTGTCGCGCCCGACGGCGATGCTGCGACTCGGCAATGTCTTTAGAGTTGCCGCCGCCGACCAGGCGATCGAACACCTGCTGCGGGTTCACTTCCTTGCCGGCCGGCTGAGTGGCCGACTGCCAGGAGATGCTGTTCGAGTAGGCACAGCTGTAGCCGCTGTCGCAGGTGCCGGCCAGCCGGCCCGCTTCGCAGCCGAGTTCCAGCGTGGGGAACGGAGTGTCGCCGGCGATGTACTTGGCCGCGATGTGATCGACCGATACGCCGGCGCGAAGGTCGCGTCCCTCGGTCTTCACCGGGTGCATGCCGGTAAGGAAGGCGGCCGCACTACGGGCGTGGTCGCCGGGGCCGTCGCCTTTCGCACGAGCGTTGTCGACTGCCAGGCCGCTGAGCACCGAGACGTGCTGGCGCACCTTTTCCAATGGCTCGAGAATCTTCGGCAACGCGAAGTTGCGCCCCACGTCTTGCGGGGTCCAATCGGGCATGTGAGCCCCGTTCGGCACGTACATGAATGCCAACCGTTTCGGCGCTTCGGCCGCGGCGCCGATCGACGCCGAACTGGCCATTGCTTCCAAGGCGGGCAGCGCAATCGCGGTGCCCAGGCCGCGTAGGAACGTGCGTCGTGCAATCGGTTGGAAAGCCATATTCACCTCTCGGGGGGATAGTTGGGGGGAGCCGCTGCGAAGCTCAACGTTCCGCAGCGGCTATCGTTTACGGTAGGGGAGCCGGTTCGGGGCTCTCGTCGCTAGGCACCACCTTGTCGATGGTACCGTCGGCATGGAAGGTCACCTTCTGGATTGCGCACTGACGCTGACCTTCGAGCGGGGGCTCGTTTTTGGTCGAGGGCCAGTAGTGATACGCGATGTACCACTGCCCGGTCTTGGGGTGTTGGAAGAACGAATGATGGCCAGGTCCCTTATGCTTAGGGCCCGACGTCAGGATGGCTCCGTGGTACTCCCAGGGACCTACCGGCGACTTCGCCGTGGCGTAGTGCACCGAGTAGTTCGGATTGTTCCACCCGCCATGGCTGTATGACAGGTAGTAGGTGCCATCGATCTCGTGCATGAACGCCCCTTCGGTGAAGTTCGGGGGCGTATCGACTTTGATCTCTTCATCGAACTCAATCATGTTGGGCTTCATGCGGAACACACGCAGCTTCGCGCCGGCGCTACCGCCAGCGTAGAAGTAAGCGGTACCGTCTTTGTCCTGGAACACCATCGGGTCGATCGCTTCGAACCCGTCGCCACCGGTGAGCAGCGGTTGGCCGATGTCTTCGAACTTTCCATCGGGAGCATCGCTCACCGCGACACCAATGCGGCTCGGCGTGGGATTCTGTGGGCCAACGCTGAAGTACAAGTAGTACTTGCCATTCTTCTCGGCGATACCGGGCGCCCACAGCCAGTGATCCTTGGCACCATCTTCCTTGATCCAGGAGATGTCTTCGATCTTGAGAATCGGTTCGCTCTCTTCCCACTTCACCAGATCGGTCGACGAGTAGGCGACGAAGTCGAACGAGTGAAACTGAATATTGGGGTTCGTGGAGTGCGAGGGATAGCCCCAGTACTTATTACCGAACACGGCCACGTGAGGGTCGGCGCCTGGGAACGCAGGATTCTCGGCAGCGCAGTACGAACCTGCGACGCAGCACGCGCCGAGGCAAAGCAAGCGGAGGGTGGAAAGGGATAATCGGTTCATCAAAGCTGGCATCATAGGAGTCTCGGAGTCGATCAACAGGTGAAGCATCAAAGGGTCGTGTTACTCGGCAGTCACAAAGCGGCGCTGTTGAAACGCAGGGCTTTCGATCACTGCCAGAATGAGGGTTTGCATTTTGTCGCCGTCGTCGAGTGCTCGGCGACAGATTTCGCGCAAAGTGCATTCGTCGTAATATTCTAATCCACGGCCAAGGCCATAGGTTAGTAGTTTTTCGGCCAGGCAGCGGCGAAACGCATCAGGCTGGGCCGCCAGTAGCGACCGCAGATCGGCGACGCCGGCAATTTTGTCGCCCGAAGGCAACTCGCCTGCCGAATTAATCGGGCCAGTGTTATCCTCGGTGCGCCAGCGGCCGACCATGTCGTAGTTTTCGAGGGCCAACCCGAGCGGGTCCATTTTCTGGTGGCACACCGCGCACGAAGGCTCTGCGCGATGCAGTTCCATTTGTTCGCGAACCGAGAGGGGACGCTTGCTACGCTCGGCGACCACTTCCAGGCTGGTGATGCCTGGCGGCGGGGCCGGCGGCGGTTCGGCCAGCAGTTCGCTGAGCACCCACTTGCCCCGTTTAACTGGCGACGTGCGATCGGGATTCGAGGTCGAGGCCAGCACGCCCGCCATGGTAAGCACCCCACCACGCACGCCAGGGTAGGGGGCAAGCTCGGCCAGCGAGACCCGGCGGAACTGATCGCCTTCGATGCCTGCGATGCCGTAGTGCGTGGCAAGTCGCTGGTTCAAGTAAGTGAAGTTGGCGTCGATCAACGTTGTGAGCGGCAAGTTCTGTCGCACCACGTCGGCGAACACCAGGTTGGCTTCGCGGGTCATCGCTTCGCGAAGCTCGGCGTCGAAGCCATCGAACTGCGACTCGTCCGGTTCCAGGTCGGCTAGCAATCGCGTGCCGAGCCATTGGCCGGCAAAGTTGGTCGTGAACTGTTCGCTCCGACGATCGCGAAGCAAGCGGGCGACTTCGGCGGGTAGCTCCGCCCGTAAACGCCCTTCGCTGGCGAGTCGCAGCAGCGTGGCATCGGGAGTCGAACTCCAGAGGAAGTAGCTAAGCCGCGCGGCCAGTTCGTACTCGTCGACCTCGTAGCCGGCTTCTCCTTGAGCGTCGCTTCGTGGAGCTTCGTCGACGTTGCCAATGTACAAGAATCGCGGCGAAACCAGCATCACCTGCAGAGCCACTTGCATCGCTTGCTGGTAGCTATCGCCCGCCTGACGGCGACTATCGACGAGCGTGATCAGGCGGTTGAGTTCGTCGGCCGGCGCCGGACGGCGAAACGCGGCCAGCATGAAGTCAGACAGCGTCTGAGCCACTGGGGTGCGCCAGGCATGCTCGTCGCGCCAGTCTGTTGGTGAAGGCTCGGCAGCAAACCACCGTTCGTAAGCGGAGGGTAGCTCGCCAAACGCAACCGGCAGTGGGCCGATCACTTCGAAGCGTTCGACATACAAATTGCGATCGCCCTTGGTGGCTTCGTCGTAGAAGTCGTTGCGGAACGCGACGCCAAGTCGCAAGTTGCCTGCTTCGGTATCGATGGCAAACGCAATCTGCTCCGACTCTTCCTGTGTGGCGTAAACCTCCACGGTTTGCACTGGCTGGCCATCGACCATCAGCGACATCTTGACTGGTTCGTCTCCCGCCTGACTCGCAGAGACCTTCGCCCGCAACCAGTAGCGGCCCGGTTGGTTGAAGTGGTACACAAACTCGACTGAGCCGACAGTCGACAGTGTGCGACTCTCTTCGCCGTCGAACTGTCCCCCTTCCCATTTGTCCTTGGGAATCCGCTCGACCCCTGTTTCGACCGATTCCGGAGTCGGAATCGCCAAGCGTGAGATGTCGCGGGCCGCTTCCAGGTACTTTTCGAGCAGCACCGGATTCACGGTCAGCACATCGGCGTTGTTATCGAAACCGTAGGCGAGCACGTCGGGGGGGAAGGTCT containing:
- a CDS encoding autotransporter-associated beta strand repeat-containing protein — encoded protein: MNRKVAVATMLVMLLSTHAVAQVLAFPEAEGFGRYASGARTNLSSASVYHVTNLNDSGAGSFRDAVSQPNRFVVFDVGGIIQISPDNSGIVVEDNVTIAGQTAPGGIVVHGNKVSFSGANNTITRYLGIHKGEAGYREDASGAANGVNMMFDHVSVAWGVDETFSLNWDGKGSGLNNITIQDSIIAQGQDRLGHSAGGLMTLPEGSGFSVIRSLFADNVTRNPKVRGENEFINNVVYGWDNAGYIMGDTNNMESHANAIGNYFIESPVDGSAPFTSGTSHFHIYGEDNWVDADRDGVLDGVPVTSYPGADVVASPHAFPTTTAMPAATALPYVLENAGLSIIREPVGTRLVEEVESYGKLGGIIQRETDLFPGYGSDPAYLIPRAQFIDTDNDGMANHWEESQGLDPNDPNDWKQTTAAGYTQLEAYVNELAGPTQMFTSGDGPWSNIVTRSGAGPTLADTVVLAGEVTHATGHGFARRLNVTGSFDVSGGTLSVFDTLSIGGPTSLANSQVAAGRVLVGTNGQAAELLLHSGAELETGQVSAIATGSTLVFDGGQFTATAAPDIQLPSVLATAGGTIDTAGYSGQVSGVISGSGPLVKQGNGSLTLSGNNTYTGPTRVEQGTLLVAGNGLGATSAITVGSGSTLDVSSATAGLTLDDGQSLDGTGNVVGNVIATAGAIVRPQGTAAASNEHAIAIQAEDLNLGSDWAIYNSSTHGTRAGGSYDGTDLSGGGIILVAGENTSAPAAGGLASTTVDLSHSGTWYLFVKSAEPSISAVSGDPSTQPRGNNSFYMSANPSDLQATTSNYETVQTNATSTAAIDAATWNRVSPSLTSLAGVFDPEDGGIDFSLNAGLQTFAIFGRETGTILDGFVLSDRNLTAEQLDLVLNTGGLETASTLTIQGTYTHQAGAVLAIEIADGSSQTKLQVQGTATLAGDLSISLAEGFAPQADDVFEIVQATTLEGQFGNAPAGMRVATASGIGSFQVNYDYSSDLVTLTDYLAGIPGDFNGDGIVDLGDYSVWRDHLGESDVALSPGSTLDGSGLVDAGDYVTWKANFGTSLATSSTSPATMVPEPGTSVLLFAAGSLSLALRRSEHRP
- a CDS encoding DUF1592 domain-containing protein gives rise to the protein MPRLIPSFRFVLALVATSVSSSFAFADESLQPVADFRHLAQPMLEQYCYDCHSGESADGGIALDEIQGADQFQKDRADWQKVLARVSNGSMPPEDYEAPTAEERTQLAEWINTRLNQLNCNTPQDPGWITLRRLNRDQYRNTIRDLLGVDFEPSKTFPPDVLAYGFDNNADVLTVNPVLLEKYLEAARDISRLAIPTPESVETGVERIPKDKWEGGQFDGEESRTLSTVGSVEFVYHFNQPGRYWLRAKVSASQAGDEPVKMSLMVDGQPVQTVEVYATQEESEQIAFAIDTEAGNLRLGVAFRNDFYDEATKGDRNLYVERFEVIGPLPVAFGELPSAYERWFAAEPSPTDWRDEHAWRTPVAQTLSDFMLAAFRRPAPADELNRLITLVDSRRQAGDSYQQAMQVALQVMLVSPRFLYIGNVDEAPRSDAQGEAGYEVDEYELAARLSYFLWSSTPDATLLRLASEGRLRAELPAEVARLLRDRRSEQFTTNFAGQWLGTRLLADLEPDESQFDGFDAELREAMTREANLVFADVVRQNLPLTTLIDANFTYLNQRLATHYGIAGIEGDQFRRVSLAELAPYPGVRGGVLTMAGVLASTSNPDRTSPVKRGKWVLSELLAEPPPAPPPGITSLEVVAERSKRPLSVREQMELHRAEPSCAVCHQKMDPLGLALENYDMVGRWRTEDNTGPINSAGELPSGDKIAGVADLRSLLAAQPDAFRRCLAEKLLTYGLGRGLEYYDECTLREICRRALDDGDKMQTLILAVIESPAFQQRRFVTAE
- a CDS encoding sodium:solute symporter family protein, which gives rise to MLLIFVVLYLLASIVVGLYFARRVRGAADYAVAGRALPLSIVIGTTFATWFGSETVIGIPAKFLEGGMSDTAEDPWGAAFCLILVGLVFARPLYRFSLLTINDYFRERYGVAIELFCSVVSVLSYLGWVAAQISALGIVFSLLSDSAISPFTGMLIGTVVVLFYTLFGGMWSVAVTDFLQMIVIVICLTAIAVIASNLAGGPMRVMHEAHARNMLHFFPPLETKRILFFIGSGVTFLLGSIPQQDIFQRVMSAKSERIAVIGPIIGGSAYLVFSFIPMFIVASGYVLMPDELPVLIEQDAQHVLPTLVMEHMPHVTRVLFFGALLSAIMSTASSTILAPSTVFVQNVLKHFWPEMSDRQELLFMRTMVLLFTLLVLAYSIAMDGTSVYDLVSSSYQLPLVGAFVPLAAGLYWPRATNRGAITSIVFGLATWILFMSTSLGERFPQQLAGLGMAIFGMWLGTVLTPPQSKAERPSSEQ
- a CDS encoding DUF1552 domain-containing protein, translating into MAFQPIARRTFLRGLGTAIALPALEAMASSASIGAAAEAPKRLAFMYVPNGAHMPDWTPQDVGRNFALPKILEPLEKVRQHVSVLSGLAVDNARAKGDGPGDHARSAAAFLTGMHPVKTEGRDLRAGVSVDHIAAKYIAGDTPFPTLELGCEAGRLAGTCDSGYSCAYSNSISWQSATQPAGKEVNPQQVFDRLVGGGNSKDIAESQHRRRARQSSILDFVAEDARRLQRKVSTTDRQKLEEYLESIRGVERRIENPASRFSETDIHRPDGIPNEYANHLRVMGDLMVLAFQADLTRVSTLMFANEGSNRRYRELEITGGHHQLSHHDHDADKMAAISKINRYHVEQFAYIIDRMANIPEGDSTLLANTGIVYGSAIRDGNRHDHHDVPVLLAGNLGGTFDTGSHQTFPDKTPLMNLMLTMLQAVGAPVESVGDSTGTIALV
- a CDS encoding acyl-CoA dehydrogenase family protein encodes the protein MTTPKITSPYDPELDVLCEQLKSLADQTDATGQWPAEQLRLCGEAGVFEWFLPTEYGGQHWSDVDVVRGYLKLAAACLTTTFVITQRTGACRRVAAGENDSLKSQVLPQLAAGDMFATVGISHLTTSHRHLSKPVLTARRVDNGFVLDGFSPWVTGGDHADAILTGAQVMDGDTPTAEQVLAFVPTNQPGVQPGEPASLVGLSASHTGKVAFDNVLVTSDSLVAGPVENVMLAGRSSTPGGHETSTLALGLAAAAIDYLEEEAPKRPEFTQPHAALAGEFFDILEDLLSVAEGDAVCSKESLRQRANSLVLRSTQAALAAAKGAGYLSGHRVGRWCREALFFLVWSCPQPVMNANLCELAGLGTDN
- a CDS encoding family 43 glycosylhydrolase, which gives rise to MNRLSLSTLRLLCLGACCVAGSYCAAENPAFPGADPHVAVFGNKYWGYPSHSTNPNIQFHSFDFVAYSSTDLVKWEESEPILKIEDISWIKEDGAKDHWLWAPGIAEKNGKYYLYFSVGPQNPTPSRIGVAVSDAPDGKFEDIGQPLLTGGDGFEAIDPMVFQDKDGTAYFYAGGSAGAKLRVFRMKPNMIEFDEEIKVDTPPNFTEGAFMHEIDGTYYLSYSHGGWNNPNYSVHYATAKSPVGPWEYHGAILTSGPKHKGPGHHSFFQHPKTGQWYIAYHYWPSTKNEPPLEGQRQCAIQKVTFHADGTIDKVVPSDESPEPAPLP